A region from the Geobacter benzoatilyticus genome encodes:
- a CDS encoding B12-binding domain-containing radical SAM protein, translated as MKIKRIALITPPYHSGVVESAGTWLNVGFVYIAGALRAAGYEVDYYDAMSLWHKWPDIQKRIEAFRPDMIATTAYTASIVDAVKLLRFAKSINPRIVTALGNVHAAFCYDEILTHDHDAVDYIVRGEGEETLPMLCHCLNAGDDPKKVLGIAYWRDGGVVVTPKAPYIHDLDSLPTAWDLVEWPIYTYRAKKNARLAIVSSSRGCKSQCSFCSQQLFWSQSWRARSAENFVAELEMLHNVHGVQVAMLSDELPTFDRERWVRILDLMQEREVPVKLLMETRVDDILRDADIMDKYREGGVEHIYVGVEAGSQETLDLFKKDTKVDQSKAAIDLINGADIVSETSFVLGMPDDTPESIEQTIELAKHYNPDMAFFLAIAPWPYAELYPELEPYVGTKDYRKYNLVEPVIKPKHMTMEELERHLGRASQKFFMHKFQNLENLSAWKQEFMLSVLDLLINHSYLAGQMKAMLKEGKEMPAEVKALLKTVGKHPHVAHQAVAPIP; from the coding sequence ATGAAAATCAAGAGAATTGCCCTCATTACCCCCCCCTACCATTCCGGCGTGGTGGAGTCGGCCGGCACCTGGCTGAATGTCGGTTTCGTCTATATCGCCGGGGCCCTCAGGGCGGCGGGGTACGAGGTGGATTACTACGACGCCATGTCCCTGTGGCACAAGTGGCCCGATATCCAGAAGCGGATCGAGGCGTTCCGTCCCGACATGATCGCCACGACCGCCTATACCGCTTCCATCGTGGATGCGGTGAAGCTGCTCCGCTTCGCCAAGTCCATCAACCCCCGCATTGTGACGGCGCTGGGCAACGTTCATGCCGCCTTCTGCTACGACGAGATTCTCACCCACGACCACGACGCGGTGGACTACATCGTCAGGGGCGAGGGGGAGGAGACTCTCCCCATGCTCTGTCACTGCCTCAATGCCGGCGACGACCCGAAGAAGGTGCTCGGGATCGCCTACTGGCGCGACGGCGGCGTGGTGGTAACCCCCAAGGCTCCGTATATCCATGATCTGGACAGCCTCCCCACGGCGTGGGATCTGGTGGAGTGGCCCATCTACACCTATCGGGCCAAGAAAAATGCCCGTCTTGCCATTGTCTCCTCTTCCCGGGGCTGCAAATCCCAGTGTTCCTTCTGCTCCCAGCAACTCTTCTGGTCCCAGTCGTGGCGGGCCCGGAGCGCCGAGAACTTCGTGGCCGAACTGGAGATGCTCCATAATGTCCACGGGGTCCAGGTGGCCATGCTCTCCGATGAGCTTCCCACCTTCGACCGGGAGCGGTGGGTCAGGATACTGGACCTCATGCAGGAGCGGGAGGTTCCGGTGAAGCTCCTCATGGAGACCCGCGTCGACGATATCCTGCGCGATGCCGACATCATGGACAAGTACCGGGAAGGCGGCGTCGAGCACATCTACGTGGGGGTCGAGGCCGGAAGCCAGGAGACCCTCGACCTCTTCAAGAAGGATACGAAGGTTGACCAGTCCAAGGCCGCCATTGATCTGATAAACGGCGCCGACATTGTTTCTGAAACTTCTTTCGTCCTGGGCATGCCCGACGACACTCCCGAATCCATCGAGCAGACCATTGAGCTGGCCAAGCACTACAATCCCGACATGGCCTTCTTCCTGGCCATCGCCCCCTGGCCCTACGCCGAGCTCTATCCGGAGCTTGAGCCCTACGTGGGCACCAAGGATTACCGCAAGTACAATCTGGTGGAGCCGGTCATCAAGCCCAAGCATATGACCATGGAAGAGCTTGAGCGCCATCTGGGCAGGGCATCGCAAAAATTCTTCATGCACAAGTTTCAGAATCTGGAGAATCTTTCGGCCTGGAAGCAGGAGTTCATGCTGTCGGTGCTCGACCTCCTCATCAACCATTCCTACCTGGCCGGCCAGATGAAGGCGATGCTCAAGGAGGGGAAGGAGATGCCGGCGGAAGTGAAGGCGCTGCTGAAAACGGTCGGCAAGCATCCGCATGTTGCCCACCAGGCGGTTGCACCCATTCCGTGA
- a CDS encoding PKD domain-containing protein, translated as MYTKLRKLLPTLMVAGAMAVMVLLAGPGASGTAMALTTADCRGCHTPPPPATNATMHHDLGTARGYDCGYCHKTIPDGTGGFTILNVNECGSCHSMVDHAAAHNNAQTAPDCAQCHSLSVVDEHLSRTSTCATCHGSTKPEVQNTISIGMGPSGVPVNCNNCHINVNHVAQHDMVSTPADCSTCHNLGPVYEHTNRTSTCATCHNSTNPTVLQTITLGRSGTLVSCANCHGTVNHIQQHDKALANADCAQCHNLGVVNEHLSRTSTCATCHSSAVPAVQQAIATGKAGTAVYCSSCHASVNHVAQHDMVVTPTDCAGCHGQGVVYEHTNRTSTCATCHNSTSQTVLATIAAGRAGTQVSCANCHGTVNHVAQHDKAQASAECAQCHTKSVLDEHLTRTSTCATCHSSSRVEVQDAITAGRAGTIVNCVTCHGQYEHPTAHTGKVNAPYADCNSCHITNLTELHAQRGFQCAACHASGNAAVTAAVQKGLGGQPVVCADCHNSIGNFGNHAVQHDMVVLNSPTGFIAKHEEGMVYCFTCHSKAGYQQAINDGMSGIPQTCGSCHVNNSNKPPVANAGADVTTTVNQAVTLSGAGSSDPDGTIASYAWNFGDGTSASGVTATKTYATAGTYTVTLTVTDNIGASASDTVVVTVQEQAASGSVFADQVQYMQKLYSVTSSDGNVSDVTAKFRDSNLTDRYLLQNSSRSSYVIAMKLNRDALTATKVVLRVYVSSISSSRTLRIYPYKSDGTSVNTSYSASLSTSSTGWKDIDVTSIAHRMDGYGWMKFRVTPTSSSLYVAEGAFQIQ; from the coding sequence ATGTACACGAAATTGAGAAAGCTGTTGCCGACGCTGATGGTGGCGGGAGCAATGGCGGTTATGGTGCTCCTGGCCGGGCCAGGTGCATCGGGCACCGCCATGGCGCTGACCACGGCTGATTGCCGTGGCTGCCATACCCCGCCGCCGCCCGCCACGAATGCCACCATGCATCACGATTTGGGAACTGCCCGGGGCTATGACTGTGGTTATTGCCACAAGACAATTCCCGACGGCACCGGCGGGTTCACTATTCTTAATGTCAACGAATGCGGGTCCTGCCATTCGATGGTTGACCATGCGGCCGCCCACAACAATGCTCAGACGGCCCCCGATTGTGCCCAGTGCCACAGCCTTAGTGTGGTGGACGAGCACCTTTCCCGCACTTCCACTTGCGCCACTTGCCACGGCAGCACCAAGCCCGAGGTCCAGAACACGATCTCGATCGGCATGGGGCCCTCCGGCGTGCCCGTCAACTGCAACAACTGCCATATCAACGTAAACCACGTTGCCCAGCATGACATGGTGAGCACTCCCGCCGACTGCTCCACCTGCCACAACCTGGGCCCCGTCTACGAGCACACGAACCGCACCTCCACCTGTGCCACCTGCCATAACAGCACCAACCCGACGGTGCTGCAGACCATCACCCTTGGCCGCTCCGGCACGCTGGTTTCCTGTGCCAACTGCCACGGGACGGTGAACCATATCCAGCAGCACGACAAGGCCCTGGCCAATGCCGACTGCGCCCAGTGCCACAACCTCGGCGTGGTGAACGAGCACCTCTCCCGCACCTCCACCTGCGCCACCTGCCACTCCAGCGCGGTCCCCGCAGTCCAGCAGGCCATCGCAACCGGCAAGGCGGGCACGGCGGTTTACTGTTCCAGCTGCCACGCAAGTGTGAACCACGTAGCCCAGCACGACATGGTTGTGACGCCAACGGACTGTGCCGGCTGCCATGGGCAGGGAGTCGTCTACGAGCACACGAACCGGACGTCCACCTGCGCCACGTGCCACAACAGCACCAGCCAGACGGTGCTTGCCACCATCGCCGCTGGTCGTGCGGGCACTCAGGTCTCCTGCGCCAACTGCCACGGCACGGTGAACCACGTAGCCCAGCACGACAAGGCCCAGGCTTCCGCCGAGTGCGCCCAGTGCCACACCAAGAGTGTCCTTGACGAGCACCTGACCCGGACCTCCACCTGCGCCACCTGTCACTCCAGCAGCAGGGTCGAAGTCCAGGATGCCATCACCGCCGGCCGGGCCGGGACGATCGTCAACTGCGTCACCTGCCACGGCCAGTACGAACACCCCACGGCCCACACCGGCAAAGTCAACGCACCGTACGCCGACTGCAACAGCTGCCACATCACGAACCTGACCGAGCTGCACGCCCAGCGGGGCTTCCAGTGCGCCGCCTGCCACGCCAGCGGCAACGCAGCGGTAACCGCCGCCGTCCAGAAAGGGCTGGGGGGCCAACCCGTAGTCTGCGCCGACTGCCACAACAGCATCGGCAACTTCGGCAACCACGCCGTCCAGCACGACATGGTAGTGCTCAACAGCCCCACCGGGTTCATAGCCAAGCACGAAGAAGGAATGGTCTACTGCTTCACCTGCCACAGCAAGGCCGGCTACCAGCAAGCCATCAACGACGGCATGTCCGGCATCCCGCAGACCTGCGGCTCCTGCCACGTTAACAACAGCAACAAGCCGCCCGTCGCCAACGCCGGCGCCGACGTAACCACCACCGTCAACCAGGCCGTCACCCTCTCCGGAGCCGGCTCCAGCGACCCCGACGGCACCATCGCCTCGTATGCCTGGAACTTCGGCGACGGCACCAGCGCCAGCGGCGTAACGGCAACCAAGACCTACGCCACCGCCGGCACCTACACCGTCACCCTCACCGTCACCGACAACATCGGCGCCAGCGCCAGCGACACCGTAGTCGTCACGGTTCAGGAACAGGCCGCCTCCGGGTCGGTATTCGCCGACCAGGTTCAATACATGCAGAAACTGTATTCCGTCACCTCCTCGGACGGGAACGTCAGTGACGTAACCGCCAAATTCCGGGACAGCAACCTGACCGACCGGTACCTGCTGCAGAACAGCAGCCGGAGCAGCTACGTCATCGCCATGAAACTGAACCGCGACGCACTGACCGCCACCAAGGTCGTGCTGCGGGTCTACGTCTCGTCCATCAGCTCCTCGCGGACCCTGCGGATTTATCCGTACAAATCCGACGGGACCTCGGTGAACACCAGCTACTCCGCGAGCCTCAGCACGAGCAGCACGGGATGGAAGGACATCGACGTCACCTCCATCGCCCATCGTATGGACGGCTACGGCTGGATGAAGTTCCGCGTCACCCCCACCTCGAGCAGCCTGTACGTTGCCGAGGGGGCCTTCCAGATCCAGTAA
- a CDS encoding NapC/NirT family cytochrome c — protein sequence MKRIQRTEWRNEMKRIATTIAALLAMAAPAMAGHVATLGTGTCGTCHRTNLITQHGGFAAPVCQTCHDSTAAEVKETIVAGAAGQAYTCSSCHGAESHAQKHPDYMANFAMYNGVEPTYGTTVWTAPTGYTSVDPAAKLYQLCVKCHSSNGLGATTNGVSGVVGPSGLNLTDQAWEFSPTNRSAHPVVVTLNNQTGSLAPRALRTTEMKAPWTNVGNQTMTCADCHEFVDSGPQGSGIIWSLKGTNKAWPYTVAGVSTGTFQTMRSNSTSFCWNCHNFSGAGQVHTTGDHDGVKCIDCHIRVPHGGKVSRLIGTATSGLPDRYTGDGKGGYKPRVTAFKKAASGSYSESSCSTNCGEHGPISGAETW from the coding sequence GTGAAAAGAATCCAGCGAACCGAATGGAGAAACGAAATGAAGCGCATAGCCACCACAATTGCCGCGCTCCTCGCCATGGCCGCCCCGGCCATGGCGGGACACGTGGCTACTCTAGGGACGGGCACCTGCGGGACCTGCCACCGGACCAACCTGATTACGCAGCACGGGGGCTTTGCCGCCCCGGTCTGCCAGACCTGCCATGACAGCACCGCCGCCGAAGTGAAGGAGACGATTGTCGCCGGAGCGGCGGGCCAGGCATATACCTGCTCCAGCTGCCACGGCGCCGAGTCACACGCCCAGAAGCACCCGGATTACATGGCGAACTTTGCCATGTACAACGGGGTTGAGCCCACCTACGGTACAACGGTCTGGACTGCCCCGACCGGTTACACGTCGGTTGATCCTGCCGCCAAGCTGTACCAGCTCTGCGTCAAGTGCCACTCATCCAACGGCTTGGGAGCCACCACCAACGGCGTGTCGGGGGTAGTTGGCCCCTCCGGCCTCAATCTCACGGACCAGGCCTGGGAGTTCAGCCCCACTAACAGGTCTGCCCACCCGGTTGTCGTGACCCTCAACAACCAGACCGGTTCCCTTGCCCCGCGCGCCCTGAGGACAACCGAAATGAAGGCGCCGTGGACCAATGTGGGGAACCAGACCATGACCTGCGCCGACTGCCACGAGTTCGTGGATTCCGGCCCCCAGGGCTCCGGAATCATCTGGTCCCTGAAGGGGACCAACAAGGCGTGGCCCTATACCGTGGCCGGGGTGAGCACCGGCACCTTCCAGACGATGAGGAGCAACTCCACATCCTTCTGCTGGAACTGCCATAACTTCTCCGGCGCGGGACAGGTGCATACCACGGGTGACCACGACGGCGTCAAATGCATCGACTGCCATATCCGGGTTCCCCATGGCGGCAAGGTGTCGCGCCTCATTGGTACAGCTACCTCCGGGTTGCCGGACCGCTACACGGGTGACGGCAAGGGGGGATATAAGCCTCGCGTTACCGCATTCAAGAAGGCCGCATCGGGAAGTTACAGCGAGTCCAGTTGCAGCACCAACTGCGGTGAGCATGGCCCCATATCGGGCGCTGAGACCTGGTAG
- a CDS encoding PKD domain-containing protein produces MNTENGSKRGLLLLTMVALFVLSALGRTDALALVEGNCRGCHNDAAGKTAERHHGLIDSQGKQCLNCHQMVETADGSLAPVVVRDCIACHGDLVHQGRHHQLIDEQGKQCLDCHQMVADASGSYVPIVVRDCGVCHSAMNPKTNHNNAMADVSCAQCHNLGVVNEHLSRASTCYTCHSSANVTVQQTILAAKAGEVVTCTSCHAGFDHVAQHDMVVTPTDCAGCHGQGVVYEHTNRTSTCATCHNSTSQTVLATIAAGRAGTQVSCANCHGTVNHVAQHDKAQASAECAQCHTKSVLDEHLTRTSTCATCHSSSRVEVQDAIAAGRAGTIVNCVTCHGQYNHPTAHTGKVSAPYADCNSCHITNLTELHAQRGFQCAACHASGNAAVTAAVQKGLGGQPVVCADCHNSIGNFGNHAVQHDMVVLNSSTGFIAKHEEGMVYCFACHSKAGYQQPINDGMAGIPQTCGSCHSNNGNKPPVAAAGADVTTTVNQAVTLSGAGSSDPDGTIASYVWNFGDGTSASGITVTKTYATAGTYTVTLTVTDNIGASASDTVVVTVQEQATTGSVFADQVQYMQQLYSVTSSDRNSSDVTAKFRDSNLTDRYLLQNSSRNSYVIAMQLNRDALTATKVVLRVYVSSISYSRTLRIYPYKSDGTSVNTSYSTSLSTNSTGWKDIDVTSIAHRMNGYGWMKFRVTPTSSSLYVAEGAFQIQ; encoded by the coding sequence ATGAATACGGAAAACGGCTCTAAGAGAGGGCTTTTGCTTCTGACAATGGTGGCCTTGTTTGTCTTGTCGGCCCTTGGTCGGACAGATGCCCTTGCCCTCGTTGAGGGCAACTGCCGGGGGTGCCACAACGATGCGGCGGGGAAAACTGCCGAGAGACACCACGGCCTGATTGACAGCCAGGGCAAGCAATGTCTCAATTGCCACCAGATGGTGGAAACTGCGGACGGTTCCTTGGCTCCTGTCGTGGTCCGCGATTGTATCGCCTGCCACGGCGACCTTGTCCACCAGGGACGGCACCATCAACTGATCGATGAGCAGGGGAAGCAGTGTCTTGACTGTCACCAGATGGTGGCCGACGCCAGCGGCAGCTATGTGCCGATTGTGGTGCGCGATTGCGGTGTCTGTCACTCGGCCATGAACCCGAAGACCAACCACAATAACGCCATGGCCGATGTGAGCTGTGCCCAATGCCACAACCTCGGCGTGGTGAACGAGCACCTTTCCCGTGCATCAACGTGCTATACCTGCCACAGCAGCGCCAACGTCACGGTTCAGCAGACGATACTCGCGGCCAAGGCCGGCGAGGTGGTTACGTGTACGTCTTGTCATGCCGGTTTCGATCACGTAGCCCAGCACGACATGGTTGTGACGCCAACGGACTGCGCCGGCTGCCACGGGCAGGGAGTCGTCTACGAGCACACGAACCGGACGTCCACCTGCGCCACGTGCCACAACAGCACCAGCCAGACGGTGCTTGCCACCATCGCCGCGGGTCGTGCGGGCACTCAGGTCTCCTGCGCCAACTGCCACGGCACGGTGAACCACGTAGCCCAGCACGACAAGGCCCAGGCTTCCGCCGAGTGCGCCCAGTGCCACACCAAGAGTGTCCTTGACGAGCACCTGACCCGGACCTCCACCTGCGCCACCTGCCACTCCAGCAGCCGGGTCGAAGTCCAGGACGCCATCGCCGCCGGCCGGGCCGGTACGATCGTCAACTGCGTCACCTGCCACGGCCAGTACAATCACCCCACGGCCCACACCGGCAAAGTCAGCGCTCCGTACGCCGACTGCAACAGCTGCCACATCACGAACCTGACCGAGCTGCACGCGCAGCGCGGCTTCCAGTGCGCCGCCTGCCACGCCAGCGGCAACGCAGCGGTAACCGCCGCCGTCCAGAAAGGTCTTGGCGGGCAGCCAGTAGTCTGCGCCGACTGCCACAACTCGATCGGCAACTTCGGCAACCACGCCGTCCAGCACGACATGGTAGTACTCAACAGCTCCACCGGCTTCATCGCCAAGCACGAAGAAGGAATGGTCTACTGCTTCGCCTGCCACAGCAAAGCCGGCTACCAGCAACCCATCAACGACGGCATGGCGGGCATCCCGCAGACCTGCGGCTCCTGCCACTCGAACAACGGCAACAAGCCCCCGGTCGCCGCTGCCGGTGCCGACGTAACCACCACCGTCAACCAGGCCGTCACCCTCTCCGGAGCCGGCTCCAGCGACCCAGACGGCACCATCGCCTCATATGTATGGAACTTCGGCGACGGCACCAGTGCCAGCGGCATAACAGTAACCAAAACCTACGCCACCGCCGGCACCTACACCGTGACCCTCACCGTCACCGACAACATCGGCGCCAGCGCCAGCGACACCGTAGTCGTCACGGTCCAGGAGCAGGCCACCACCGGTTCGGTATTCGCCGACCAGGTTCAATACATGCAGCAGCTGTATTCCGTCACCTCCTCGGACCGGAACAGCAGTGACGTAACCGCCAAATTCCGGGACAGCAACCTGACCGACCGTTACCTGCTACAGAACAGCAGCCGGAACAGCTACGTCATCGCCATGCAACTGAACCGTGACGCCCTGACCGCCACCAAGGTTGTGCTGCGGGTATACGTCTCATCCATCAGCTACTCGCGGACCCTGCGGATCTACCCGTACAAATCCGACGGGACCTCGGTGAACACCAGCTACTCCACAAGCCTCAGCACGAACAGCACGGGGTGGAAGGACATCGACGTCACCTCCATCGCCCATCGGATGAACGGCTACGGCTGGATGAAGTTCCGCGTCACCCCCACCTCGAGCAGCCTGTACGTTGCCGAGGGGGCCTTCCAGATCCAGTAA
- a CDS encoding cytochrome C, with amino-acid sequence MKRIQRTEWRNEMKRIATTIAALLAMAAPAMAGHVATLGTGTCGTCHRTNLITQHGGFAAPVCQTCHDSTAAEVKETIVAGAAGQAYTCSSCHGAESHLAKHGNYASNFTTYNGVEPVNGGNWTAPSSYTKVAPAAKQYQVCVKCHSSSGFGAATNGVSSVLGPSGLLLTDQAMEFNPNNRSGHPIVTGLNNYPNSPAPKALAKAQLSAPWNVNVGTQTMKCSDCHSIDGKLVGVGRDWPYNSATGQFWKLSDSGNTRLFCKNCHPITNTNNTHSESNHSRYPCVYCHTRVPHGGKVSRLIVTFTPGLPSRYYPDGKGGGTPSLQDRLLRYTKATSASRYDTPSCDADCHGSHRNTTGEAW; translated from the coding sequence GTGAAAAGAATCCAGCGAACCGAATGGAGAAACGAAATGAAGCGCATAGCCACCACAATTGCCGCGCTCCTCGCCATGGCCGCCCCGGCCATGGCGGGACACGTGGCTACTCTAGGGACGGGCACCTGCGGGACCTGCCACCGGACCAACCTGATTACGCAGCACGGGGGCTTTGCCGCCCCGGTCTGCCAGACCTGCCATGACAGCACCGCCGCCGAAGTGAAGGAGACGATTGTCGCCGGAGCGGCGGGCCAGGCATATACCTGCTCCAGCTGCCATGGCGCCGAGTCACACCTGGCAAAGCACGGGAATTATGCCAGTAACTTCACAACCTATAACGGCGTAGAGCCGGTTAACGGGGGGAACTGGACGGCCCCGTCATCGTACACAAAGGTGGCTCCCGCGGCCAAGCAGTACCAGGTCTGCGTCAAGTGCCACTCATCCAGCGGCTTTGGAGCCGCGACCAATGGCGTGAGCAGCGTTTTGGGACCGTCGGGGCTCCTGCTGACCGACCAGGCCATGGAATTCAACCCCAATAACCGCTCCGGGCACCCCATCGTTACCGGACTCAACAATTATCCCAATTCTCCGGCGCCGAAGGCCCTTGCAAAGGCGCAGTTGTCGGCTCCCTGGAATGTCAACGTGGGAACCCAGACCATGAAGTGCTCCGACTGTCACAGTATCGACGGGAAGCTGGTGGGCGTCGGGAGGGACTGGCCCTACAATTCCGCCACCGGCCAGTTCTGGAAGCTGAGCGATTCCGGCAACACGAGACTGTTCTGCAAAAACTGCCATCCGATTACCAATACCAACAATACCCACTCGGAGAGCAATCACTCGAGATACCCCTGCGTGTACTGCCACACCAGGGTCCCCCACGGCGGCAAAGTCAGCCGGCTGATCGTGACCTTTACTCCGGGCTTGCCGAGCCGCTACTATCCCGACGGCAAAGGTGGCGGGACCCCCAGCTTGCAGGACAGGCTGCTGCGCTATACCAAGGCGACGTCCGCCAGTCGGTATGACACTCCTTCGTGCGATGCGGATTGCCATGGCTCGCACCGGAATACGACCGGCGAGGCATGGTGA
- the leuB gene encoding 3-isopropylmalate dehydrogenase, giving the protein MSQVFKVAVLPGDGIGPEVMAEALRVLDAVEAKYDVKFERTHANVGGAGIDLEGKALPETTVNICKASDAILFGSVGGPKWETLPPDEQPERGALLPLRKIFGLYANLRPAIIFPSLTGASSLKEEVIAGGFNVLVIRELTGGIYFAQPKGIDGEGRDRVGYDTMRYSVPEIERITHVAFQAARKRGKKVCSIDKANVLSSSVLWREVVAGIAKEYPDVELSHMYVDNAAMQLVRWPKQFDVILCENMFGDILSDEAAMLTGSLGMLPSASLAEGTFGMYEPSGGSAPDIAGQGIANPIAQILSAGMMLRFSFGMVDAADAIDNAVAKVLDQGFRTRDIFQQKDGEKLVNTKEIGDAIIAAL; this is encoded by the coding sequence ATGTCTCAGGTTTTCAAGGTGGCGGTTCTTCCCGGTGACGGCATCGGTCCCGAGGTCATGGCCGAGGCGCTTCGGGTTCTGGACGCCGTGGAAGCGAAGTACGACGTGAAATTCGAGCGGACCCACGCCAACGTGGGTGGCGCCGGCATCGACCTTGAAGGGAAGGCCCTTCCCGAAACCACCGTCAATATCTGCAAGGCGTCCGACGCCATCCTGTTCGGCTCCGTTGGGGGCCCCAAGTGGGAGACCCTTCCCCCCGACGAGCAGCCCGAGCGGGGAGCGCTCCTGCCCTTGAGGAAGATTTTCGGACTCTACGCCAACCTGCGTCCCGCCATCATTTTCCCCTCCCTGACCGGCGCCTCTTCCCTCAAGGAGGAGGTTATCGCGGGAGGCTTCAATGTGCTGGTCATCCGTGAGTTGACCGGCGGCATCTACTTCGCCCAGCCCAAGGGTATCGACGGCGAGGGGCGCGACCGGGTCGGATACGATACCATGCGCTACAGCGTTCCCGAGATCGAGAGAATTACCCACGTGGCCTTCCAGGCGGCCCGCAAACGGGGCAAGAAGGTCTGCTCCATCGACAAGGCAAACGTCCTCTCCTCTTCGGTCCTCTGGCGAGAGGTGGTTGCCGGCATCGCCAAGGAATACCCCGATGTGGAGCTCTCCCACATGTACGTGGACAACGCCGCCATGCAGCTGGTTCGCTGGCCCAAGCAGTTTGACGTTATCCTATGCGAGAACATGTTCGGCGACATCCTCTCCGACGAGGCCGCCATGCTGACCGGCTCCCTGGGGATGCTCCCGTCGGCGTCCCTGGCCGAGGGAACCTTCGGCATGTACGAGCCCTCCGGCGGCAGCGCCCCTGACATCGCCGGCCAGGGTATCGCCAACCCAATCGCCCAGATCCTTTCTGCCGGGATGATGCTCCGCTTCTCCTTCGGCATGGTGGATGCGGCCGACGCCATCGACAACGCCGTGGCCAAGGTGCTGGACCAGGGCTTCCGGACCCGGGACATCTTCCAGCAAAAAGATGGCGAGAAGCTCGTCAATACCAAAGAAATTGGCGACGCCATTATCGCTGCCCTGTAA
- the asd gene encoding aspartate-semialdehyde dehydrogenase: MKVGIVGWRGMVGSVLLQRMVDEGDFKIGIEPVFFSTSQAGQPAPMDAGTLKSADDIEELKKLDIIITCQGGDYTKAVHPELRKQGWQGYWIDAASTLRMEPNAVIILDPVNRNVIDAALAKGQKDFIGGNCTVSLMLMALGGLFRAGLVEWMTSMTYQAASGAGAPNMRELLSQMGVLHGSVADLLKNPSSAILDIDRKVTEELRGGTMPTKEFGFPLAGSVLPWIDREVEDGQSREEWKGFAETNKILGTTTPIPVDGICVRVGAMRCHSQAMTIKLNKDVPLADIEELIKNDNQWVKFVPNTKAETLADLTPAAVSGLLTVPVGRVRKMKMGPQYLQAFTCGDQLLWGAAEPLRRMLRILVEK, from the coding sequence ATGAAAGTCGGAATCGTTGGTTGGCGCGGCATGGTCGGTTCGGTTCTTCTCCAGCGGATGGTGGATGAGGGCGATTTCAAAATCGGCATCGAGCCGGTGTTCTTCTCCACCTCCCAGGCGGGGCAGCCCGCCCCCATGGATGCCGGCACCCTCAAGAGTGCCGATGACATCGAAGAGCTGAAGAAGCTCGACATCATCATCACCTGCCAGGGTGGCGACTACACCAAGGCGGTCCATCCCGAGCTGCGCAAGCAGGGATGGCAGGGATACTGGATCGATGCGGCCTCCACCCTCAGGATGGAGCCGAATGCGGTCATCATCCTCGACCCGGTGAACCGCAACGTCATCGATGCTGCCCTGGCCAAGGGGCAGAAGGATTTCATCGGCGGCAACTGCACCGTGAGCCTCATGCTCATGGCCCTGGGGGGACTCTTCCGGGCCGGGCTCGTGGAGTGGATGACTTCCATGACCTACCAGGCCGCTTCCGGCGCCGGTGCGCCCAATATGAGGGAGCTTCTCTCCCAGATGGGGGTGCTCCATGGCTCCGTGGCCGATCTCCTCAAGAACCCCTCGTCGGCCATCCTCGACATCGACCGTAAAGTGACTGAAGAGCTGCGTGGCGGCACTATGCCGACTAAGGAATTCGGCTTCCCGCTTGCCGGCAGCGTTCTCCCCTGGATCGATCGGGAGGTGGAAGACGGCCAGAGCCGGGAAGAGTGGAAAGGATTCGCCGAGACCAACAAGATCCTCGGCACCACCACACCTATCCCGGTTGACGGCATATGTGTCCGGGTCGGCGCCATGCGTTGCCACAGCCAGGCCATGACCATCAAGCTGAACAAGGACGTCCCCCTGGCCGATATCGAAGAGTTGATCAAAAATGACAACCAGTGGGTGAAGTTTGTACCCAATACCAAGGCGGAAACCCTTGCCGATCTGACTCCGGCCGCCGTTTCCGGGCTCCTCACCGTGCCGGTGGGACGGGTCCGCAAGATGAAGATGGGACCCCAGTACCTGCAGGCCTTCACCTGCGGCGACCAGCTCCTCTGGGGTGCCGCCGAGCCGTTGCGCCGGATGCTTCGCATCCTCGTGGAGAAGTAA